Proteins co-encoded in one Medicago truncatula cultivar Jemalong A17 chromosome 8, MtrunA17r5.0-ANR, whole genome shotgun sequence genomic window:
- the LOC25500478 gene encoding transcription factor MYB102: MAHHSCCSKEKVNRGLWSPEEDEKLIKYITTYGQDCCWSSVPKLAGLQRCGKSCRLRWINYLRPDLKRGSFSYEEVAIIIELHSILGNRWAQIAKYLPGRTDNEVKNFWNSSIKKKLLSDDIVPSFTPFYDDIHLSYSDGFKETFFPLNANPNVMLNFNPHHQDHLYLSNSSPNMQCFHQTGTMVDINNHFNARFLPNQNPIIPEIVLPSNPSSCEDTWSLDCVALDLNPSQLENQISKSGTTPFNIGDTSINQSSLMQQYDQYHDHNLVEHEAIVPKLLDDQSLENYACSILDYSSDSKEQVILNSNHHHQDQFYLPTSSPNLQGNFYQIDTNVDMINNHYNPNFLDIENQIPSNPFPDEDTWSLECVALHINRNKENPSDTTQHHNLVNPIASMAQQYDQCHDHHLVETEPNILPQLVNDQSLEDHDCCILDSFDSKEHEALSIIYPQGQNMEANQLDNYIDALRLSLPSSSSQTVNYNTNPSIPLGWQP, from the exons ATGGCACATCACTCTTGCTGTAGCAAGGAGAAGGTCAACAGAGGACTATGGTCAcctgaagaagatgaaaaactcATCAAATACATCACAACTTATGGACAAGATTGCTGCTGGAGTTCTGTCCCAAAACTTGCTG GTCTGCAGAGATGTGGAAAAAGTTGTAGATTAAGATGGATAAATTATCTAAGACCTGATTTAAAACGTGGAAGTTTCTCTTATGAAGAAGTAGCAATCATTATAGAACTACACAGCATTCTAGGCAATAG ATGGGCACAAATTGCCAAGTACTTGCCAGGAAGAACCGATAATGAGGTGAAAAACTTTTGGAATTCAAGCATAAAGAAAAAACTCCTTTCTGATGATATTGTTCCATCCTTCACCCCATTTTATGATGATATTCACCTCTCCTACAGTGATGGTTTTAAGGaaactttttttcctttaaatgcAAACCCTAATGTGATGCTAAACTTCAATCCTCACCATCAAGATCACCTATACCTTTCAAACTCGTCTCCAAATATGCAATGTTTTCACCAAACTGGTACAATGGTAGACATCAATAACCATTTCAATGCCAGATTCCTACCCAATCAAAATCCAATTATACCTGAAATAGTACTACCATCTAATCCTTCCTCTTGTGAAGATACATGGTCATTGGATTGTGTAGCTCTTGATCTCAATCCAAGTCAATtggaaaatcaaatttcaaaaagtgGCACCACTCCATTTAATATTGGTGACACATCAATCAACCAAAGTTCATTAATGCAGCAATATGATCAATATCATGATCATAACTTGGTTGAACATGAAGCCATTGTGCCTAAATTACTCGATGATCAAAGCCTTGAAAATTATGCATGTAGCATCCTAGATTATTCATCTGATTCCAAGGAACAAGTGATCCTAAACtccaatcatcatcatcaagatCAGTTCTACCTTCCAACCTCATCTCCAAATCTACAAGGAAATTTTTACCAAATTGATACAAATGTAGACATGATCAATAACCATTATAATCCCAATTTCCTTGACATTGAGAATCAAATACCATCTAATCCTTTCCCTGATGAAGATACATGGTCATTAGAGTGTGTGGCTCTTCATATCaatagaaataaagaaaatccAAGTGATACTACCCAACATCACAATTTAGTCAACCCAATTGCATCAATGGCACAACAATATGATCAATGTCATGATCATCACTTGGTTGAAACTGAACCCAATATTTTGCCTCAATTAGTCAATGATCAAAGCCTTGAGGACCATGATTGTTGCATCCTAGATTCATTTGATTCCAAGGAACATGAAGCTCTTAGTATTATTTATCCACAAGGTCAAAATATGGAAGCTAACCAATTGGATAATTACATTGATGCCCTCAGGTTATCATTGCCATCATCAAGCAGCCAAACAGTTAATTACAATACAAACCCTAGTATTCCTTTAGGATGGCAGCCATAG
- the LOC11421239 gene encoding putative hydrolase C777.06c — MVVTSSIRLLPSSLTSLVHHRSPYSRRLLRPSSISFPLSPIHSLSSNGIGEVDSHVDQSQVIFIGTGTSEGIPRVSCLTNPSTKCPVCTKAAKPGDKNRRLNTSILVRHSNGTGTHNILIDAGKFFYHSALQWFPKFGIRTLDAVIITHSHADAIGGLDDLRDWTNNVQPSIPIYVAKRDFEVMKKTHYYLVDTSVIIPGAAVSALQFNSISEEPFFVHGLKFTPLPVWHGQGYRSLGFRFGNICYISDVSEIPEETYPLLKDCELLIMDALRPDRSSATHFGLPRALEEVRKIQPKRTLFTGMMHLMDHEEVNDYLTKLLESEGLDAQLSYDGLCIAVRL; from the exons ATGGTGGTTACCTCCTCCATTCGTCTTCTTCCATCATCCCTCACTTCTCTTGTTCATCATCGCTCTCCATATTCACGCCGTTTGTTGCGTCCCTCTTCCATCTCTTTTCCTCTCTCTCCCATCCACTCTc TTTCTTCTAATGGAATTGGTGAGGTGGATTCACATGTTGATCAGTCACAAGTTATATTCATTGGAACTGGAACTAGTGAAGGAATTCCTCGAGTTAGCTGCTTGACTAATCCTTCTACTAAATGTCCG GTCTGTACAAAAGCTGCAAAACCGGGTGATAAGAATAGGCGACTTAACACAAGCATCCTCGTTCGTCACTCTAACGGCACAGGAACACACAATATTCTTATAGATGCTGGAAA ATTTTTCTATCACAGTGCTCTCCAGTGGTTCCCCAAATTTGG GATAAGAACACTTGATGCAGTTATTATTACTCATTCTCATGCTGATGCAATTGGAG GTCTTGATGATCTTAGAGACTGGACTAACAATGTTCAGCCCTCCATTCCAATTTATGTAGCCAAGCGTGACTTTGAG GTGATGAAGAAGACCCATTATTATTTAGTTGATACAAGTGTAATCATACCTGGTGCTGCAGTCTCAGCGTTGCAATTCAATAGCATATCTGAAGAACCGTTTTTCGTACACGGATTGAAG TTTACTCCACTACCAGTATGGCATGGCCAAGGTTATCGGTCCCTTGGTTTCCGTTTTGGTAATATATGTTACATAAG TGATGTCAGTGAAATTCCTGAAGAAACTTATCCACTTTTGAAGGACTGTGAACTTCTAATCATG GATGCTTTGAGGCCGGACCGCTCTTCAGCTACACATTTTGGACTTCCAAGG GCCTTAGAGGAAGTGCgaaaaattcaacccaaaaGGACACTTTTTACTG GTATGATGCATCTGATGGATCATGAAGAAGTGAATGACTACCTTACAAAATTATTGGAGTCTGAGGGCCTTGATGCGCAACTGAGCTATGATGGGCTTTGTATAGCAGTCAGACTCTAA
- the LOC11418908 gene encoding putative F-box/FBD/LRR-repeat protein At1g78840 yields MPKTSFQESGSVMKRSKKTTLISQHVYNCVATGHQDRLGDMPDCLIHHILSFMETRDAIRTCVLSKRWRYIWKSIPCLYFNSKSFTRLVDFKKFVLWVLSHRDNSHVKVLIYYRFGVDYATDQYLLNKVIEYAALHGVEEIRINLRAKTSGCPPIEIPLPLFTCQSLKRLELKDCHPTNVSSPFGCKSLDILHLEHFSMFPTAADFSNPFASLSELFGFTTLTALHLNSFALCYTGMECLDPFANCVNLKILQLSEMSFKSDLSPKDFVISAPQLSNLSLICNRFRCKIAVTSPQLLNFSYLYSTPCAFFEFSLPSLDGLIIDVHELHEPLEKSHRNKREETLHGLINMLRGHHKAEAVKLSFCTVAVTCGAAALEKPECLSYSKWKSLNFGVGSTYKIFISKLDHITAYFRNCSQHVDFEIVNI; encoded by the exons ATGCCGAAGACTAGTTTTCAGGAATCTGGTTCTGTTATGAAGAGGTCTAAAAAGACAACTTTGATTTCTCAACATGTGTATAATTGTGTTGCGACAGGACACCAGGACAGGCTAGGTGACATGCCAGATTGCCTTATTCATCATATTTTGTCTTTTATGGAGACAAGAGATGCAATTCGAACTTGTGTTCTATCGAAAAGGTGGAGGTATATTTGGAAATCAATTCCCTGTCTGTACTTCAACAGTAAATCATTCACTCGGTTGGTTGATTTCAAGAAGTTTGTGTTGTGGGTTCTATCTCATCGCGATAATTCTCATGTCAAAGTTCTTATTTACTATCGCTTTGGGGTAGATTATGCGACGGATCAGTATCTTTTGAATAAGGTTATTGAATATGCTGCATTACATGGTGTCGAAGAAATCAGAATTAATCTCCGGGCCAAAACCTCTGGCTGTCCACCAATTGAAATTCCATTGCCTCTTTTTACTTGCCAATCCTTGAAAAGGCTCGAGTTAAAAGATTGCCATCCTACAAATGTTTCTTCTCCTTTTGGTTGCAAATCATTGGACATTTTACACCTCGAGCATTTTTCAATGTTTCCTACTGCGGCCGACTTTTCAAATCCATTTGCAAGTTTATCCGAACTTTTTGGTTTTACAACATTGACAGCTTTGCACCTAAATAGCTTTGCCTTATGTTATACGGGAATGGAGTGTCTGGATCCGTTTGCTAATTGTGTCAATTTGAAGATTTTGCAATTAAGCGAAATGTCCTTTAAGTCAGATTTGAGTCCTAAGGATTTTGTCATATCTGCTCCCCAACTCAGTAACTTGAGTCTAATTTGCAACCGCTTTAGATGTAAGATCGCAGTTACTTCACCACAGCTTCTCAATTTCAGTTACTTGTATTCCACACCTTGTGCCTTCTTTGAGTTTAGTCTTCCTTCTTTGGATGGATTGATCATTGATGTTCATGAATTACACGAACCTTTGGAAAAATCTCATCGAAATAAAAGAGAGGAGACTTTACATGGTTTGATCAATATGTTACGGGGACATCATAAGGCTGAAGCTGTTAAACTATCCTTCTGTACAGTTGCG GTTACTTGTGGGGCTGCAGCCTTAGAAAAGCCAGAATGTTTGTCTTATAGTAAATGGAAGTCATTGAACTTTGGAGTGGGATCAACATATAAAATCTTTATCAGCAAACTTGACCATATAACTGCCTACTTCCGCAATTGTTCTCAGCATGTAGACTTTGAGATTGTGAATATTTAA